TCTTTTCCGGGTTCCATTTCACCTTCAACTAAATGATCTTTAATCAATTTCTGGGCAACATTCAACTTCATTTTGTTTCCCCTTTCTAATGTTATTTTCGTACTCTTCATCATTAGTATCTATGTAATAAAAATACCCTTAAACTGGCATATTTAAACACGTGCAGATTGATGAGCTAGTACTTATGATGTGTAATTCGCTAAGGTTTATGACCACAATTAGTAATTTTGAAGCAAAAAAACAAGAACACTTTACGAACATGTGTTCTTGTTTTATACTACTTACACAAACATTTTATCGGAGGAATTTAAATGGAAACATACGGATACGTACTCATCGTCATTGCGTTCGGTTCGTTCGTTCTGGCTCTCTTATCTTTAGTCGTACAGATTATTGTAGCTATCAACCGAAAAAAATAATCAGCTTAACTTCTTATAGAAGCCAGTTGCACTAGCTTCAAACCCTTGATTTATATAAAATTGATGGGCAAGATCGCGCTCTGAACGATTCCCACTATTCAAAGTCACCATGACTGCATCGTTCTGATGCGCCCATTCTTCTGCTTCATTGAGTAGTTCCTTGCCAATTCCCCTACCTCTAAAACGTCCATCCACGACATAGGCTACGATTCGAACATAGCTATCGGTCTTTTCATATCGGAAACAATGCATCATGCCAATCATACCGATTATTTCTTTATCCTTTTCACACACAAGCGTCAAATAATTACCCTGATTATTTATGCGTTCCATACGTTTCTCCATTTCATCAGGAGATGTAGGGTAACCTAACTCCCCCATTAAAATTGCTAAGGATTCAATATCTCTACTTTCCGCTTTTCTGATCATTACTTCACCTACTTCTCTTTTATTAACTTATAAAAGTGCCTTCTTCAACTAATTTTAAAAATCCTTCATATAACTTTACAAACTTTTGTTTATATAATAAACTTTTGTTAGAGAGGGGGTCAATCATTGAATAAAGAAGAACAAATCCTCAATTACATACGTATCAACCCATATATTTCACAACAACAACTATCTGAAAAGGTAGGGATTTCCCGTCCAGCCGTCGCTAATTATATTAAAAAATTGGTGCAGTCAGGACAAATTAAAGGACGGGCCTATATCTTAAACGATCAGGAAACCATTACATGCATTGGTGGAGCAAACGTAGACAGGAAAGCAATCGCATCACAGACCGTTCGCTTACAGTCTTCCAATCCAGTCAATACAGAGGAATCTCTAGGGGGAGTAGCCCGAAATGTCGCAGAAAATTTCGCAAAGCTTTCTCAAACAACCAGCCTCATAACATTTGTAGGACAGGATAAAGAAGGTGAATGGTTGCTTAAAGAGTCTAAACGAATGAACATCGATATCAGCCAAACCGCTGTCCTGCCCAACCATCGCACAGGGACTTACACAGCACTGCTCGAACCGACTGGAGAACTAGTCGTTTCCTTAGCAGACATGGAT
Above is a window of Halalkalibacillus sediminis DNA encoding:
- a CDS encoding putative holin-like toxin — its product is METYGYVLIVIAFGSFVLALLSLVVQIIVAINRKK
- a CDS encoding GNAT family N-acetyltransferase; protein product: MIRKAESRDIESLAILMGELGYPTSPDEMEKRMERINNQGNYLTLVCEKDKEIIGMIGMMHCFRYEKTDSYVRIVAYVVDGRFRGRGIGKELLNEAEEWAHQNDAVMVTLNSGNRSERDLAHQFYINQGFEASATGFYKKLS